TCAACGTCTCCCAACCCACCGTCAGCCGCCGATGGGATCTGCTCCGCCCACTCATCGCCACCGAACTCGCCGCCTTCGTCCTGGACCCCACCGAAACCGTAGGAGGATCGACCGTCCTGGTCGATGGCACCCTCGCCCCCACCTGGGACTGGAAGCACGCCGAAGGCATGTACTCAGGAAAACACCAGACCACCGGCTTCAACCTCCAGATCGCCTGCACACCCGCAGGCGACATCGCCGCAATCGGTCCCGTGCCCGTGCCCGGATCACGCCATGACGCCCACGCCCTGACCGCCAGCGGTCTGGCCGATCTCATCGCCGACCTGGACAGCACCCTGGGTGACAAGGGCTACCAAGCCCACGTGGACATCTCACCGGCCAGGAAACCTCCGGGCGGAGATCTCTCCCCGGAGCAGGAGGCCAACAACACCGTGATCAACAGCTTCGAGCCGCGGTGGAAAGAGCTGTCGCCCACCTGAAGAACTGGCGCATGCTCCAGACCCGCTACCGCGCTCCGCTGGCCAAGTTCAGTGAGGCCCTGTCCGTGATCATCGGTCTGTACTTCTTCACTCGATACTTCGAGGCTTATGAATAAACCTCCAGGAGCCGAGCGAGGAACTCTACGACCGATCTTGTGGTGAGAACCGTCCTAACAGGGGCCTTGCGTCTGTGTGGGGTGATTCCCCGGTGTCTACTTATGTCTCTTTCATGAACTTGAACCGGTTTTCCGGGTCACGTTGCTTTGGGAAGGCCTCAGTGTGGCTTTCGATAACATGCGAAGGGATATTCCTGGGCTTTGGGAAAGGGGTGGTTGATATGGCTCCATGAAGAGGGTGGGGTGGGTGCAGTCATTTTTGGTGAAATTTGGGTGGGGTCTAATCATGTCATGTTTGTTTTGGGGTGGCGAGTGCGGATGATTTACAACTCACTTCTCAGTGAGATGGTTGACATGAGTATCGTTGACTCGATTTCTGATGGTGATATGACCGAGTTTCACAAGGAAGTTCTGGATGCTGGTTGGTGTGCAGAGGCTAATGGTGCCTGGGTGCTCCAGCGTTTTCGTGAGGACTACTCGGGTATTGTTTCGAAATTCTCTGATGTTACTGGCTATGAAGCCGCAGTTAATGGTAGGTCGATTCCTGATTTTGATATCGAGGAAGGGGAGTTCCTGGCTGAGTCATTGTTTCGGCGGGCGTATTCCTTTGCTCGGAGGGCCCTCCTTGATCTGGGCGAGATTCCCGGATCTCCGCCAGCTGTCGCCTATGTATCAATCTCCCCGGCTCTCTATGATGAATCGATTATTACCGGCCATGTTACATTCTGTGCGGCCAGGGAGGAGGAAAGACCTTATATTGAGGAGGTTTCGGGTTTCACTTTGTCTGGAATTCTCTTGCTGAGTTCATCTGATTTTCACACGGACTAATGACTTGGGCTGGCTCTGAAGCGGTCTCCCTTGTGGGTGGGGTGCGTCAAAGCTGATCAGTTCTTCTGCTCCTCTTCGAGAAGAATTTCGGTTAGATAGGCCAGGATTCAGTTCAGTCATAAATCAGGTGGGACCGAGAGGCAGCCCCGGGCGCCGCTGGGTCGGGGGCAGATGTAACCGCAGCGAATTCTCCGGATCCTCAAAGCTGAACGTACGGTTTTCCAGATGGTTCTTTATTCGTGACTGAAGCGCCTCGACCAGGTTTAACTCCCGGGGTTTACTTGGGCGGGTGCGCTATACTCAAACACGTCCGATCCGCTAGCTTCTGGTTCGTCCTACGAGCGGTGTGTGAATTCGTGCTATAGCAAGGCAGGAAGCTTCTTAAAGTGGCAGGGCGAGATGAATAATGAAGCAGCCAATCGGCTCTGCATTAAGCATGGCGAAAGACATTATTGATCAGCCGAGATCGGATGGATGGATATCATCTGTGCAGGATGCGGTGGCAGCTATTCGTGATTTCGCTCAGATTGAGTTTAATGTCCCGTCTGGTCCTGACTCAGATGGATTCCTTTTTCAATATTGCGAAGTGAACTGGTTTTCTGAGTCTACGTTCACGTTGGGTTTTGTGCGTCAGATGGAACTGGTTGGCGCAGAGGTGGAGCATGAAGGCTACTTGTAGGTTGAATTTGAGTATCGGTACCTTTCCGATGCCGACCTTCGGTCGCTTAAAAGTCACAGTTCCTGGTGGTTCCGCGGGGATGGGATTGTTTTCGATGAATGGCTCGGCCTGGTGCAGCGATCCCCTGTTTGGAAAGTAGTTGAAGGAAAAATTCCTATGGGTTTCTACATAACGCAGGAGTTTGCCTGAACTTGATAATTCTTAGGGCGAGGATGGTGGTTCCGGCCTACAAGGACTACCTGGAGATCCCTGGCGGGTACATGGAGCACGGGGAGGTCCCGACTCGGGCCGTGGCGCGTGAGGTGAAGGAAGATTTGGGGGTCGCCCCGCCGATCGGGCGGTTGCTGGTCGTGGACTGGGCACTCACGCCATCGGAGGGGGTAAACAGTTGTTCGTCTTTGACGGCGGACTGCTCGACCAGTACTGGCTGGACCGGATCGTCCTCGACCAAGACGAGTTGGCGGGATAAGGGTTCCATGAGGTGGCCGAGGTTGGGATGGCAACGATCCCCCGGCTCGCTCGAAGGATTACTCAAGGGGATCGTGCACGTCGTGAAGAGACCACGCTCTATCTGGAGAGCGGCGAGGCCGTCGCGTAACGGATTACCGGTGGCTGTGGAGAGTGGCCTCGACGAAAGCGTTCCACTCCGTGCGGGTGAAGGTCAGGTGGCCCAGCTCTCTGTTCTGGGTGTCTCGCACGTCGGCTCCGGTCTCGTGCTCCCGGGATTCGACGCACTCGTTGGTTCCGCCGCTGTAGCTGCTCTTGTGCCAGTCACTCATTGTCAATCGCCTTCATCTCGTCGTAGATGGCCTGCAGTGTTTCCTGTGGGTCCCTGGCGGCTCCCTGTAGAGCAGTGAACACCATACGGCTCCGGTTGATGTCCGCTGAGCCGGAGATGATGCGGCCCTCCTCAGCGGATTCCATGTACGCCACCTCGGGTTCTTCTGCTGTGGTGATGATCCGCCTGGGCCCCGACGTCCCCGCGTGCCGTGGTGCCCGGATCGGAAGCATCTGCACGGTGACCCGTTCACGCTCGATCTGATGGGCTACATACGCCAACTGCTCTTTTTGTACCTGCGGGGAGCCGTAGCGTCGCCAGAGCACGCTTTGGTCGATGATCAGCCAGATCACCGGAGACGTGGCCTCTGCCATACGCTTCGCCCGGTCGTTCCTCTCCTTGGCCAGGGCGAGGACCTGCTCCTGGGAAAGCCACGGTGCTCCATATCGGATGAGCGCGTACGAGTACTCCTGTGTCTGGAGATAAACCGGGAACACCAGAGGCTGGTACTCGAACAGGGCGTCGGCATCGTGGGTTCGTTTGGTGACTTCGTGCAGCCACACCTGGCGTCCGGAGCCCGTGAGCTCCTCCCAGAGCTTGTCCAGCCTGCCGTCGCTTTCAAGGACTTCGTCCAGGAACTTCCTCAACCAGGGGCGCGCCATGGCTCGGCCGTTCTCGACGTCGGACAGGTGTGAATCGCTGATGGTCGTGCCTCGCTGGCTGATCCTTCGTGCCAGGGCCTGCTGGGTCAGCTCTGCTTCTACTCGAAGCCTGCGTAGCTCCCGCCCGAATGCCTTCAGATCCCGTTCGTCCGTGTGCATGTAGCCATAGGAACACAAGGGGCGACGCCCTGTGGGGGATTCCAGAGAATTCCAAGCGCCTGTGGAAGATTCGTGAGCTCTCCGAGCAGCCTTCACATGCCATTGCCCCAGGCCACACCCTTGCTGTCGCGGGCCCGCAGCCACCAGCGCGACAACGAAAGGAACCGGTGGATTCCATGACTCCCACCCGGCCGCCCCTCGACCTGCCCCGGCGGATCCGCTGCACAGACCCCGAGCAGGCTTCTCTGGAGTGCGGGCACCAGCTCTGGCACCTCAAGGCCGCCCGTAGCTGGGCCACCCACGTGGCCCGCACCACCCCCGCCAGCGCTGACCCGCTCCTGGTCTCGCTCTCCGAGCTGCACACCAACGCGTTGAATCACAGCGCTTCGGGGCTGCCCGGTGGGCGGGTGCGTGTATCGAGATCGAGCGGCGACGGCGGCTGTTCCTGCTTCGCGTCACCGACGACGGACCCCGCCCCGGTGCGGAGGCCACCGTGCCCGAGGCGCGCCCGGTGGAGGGGCTGTGCGGGGCTGACGGGTTGCTCGTCGAGGGCGGGTACGGGTTGGCCCTGGTGGACGCGATGGCCCTGTACTGGGACTTTACCCGCGAGCCCGACGGCGGGTTGATGGTTCGTGCCGCTTTCGACCGATCCGGTCGAACCCGGATGGCCGCCTGAAAACCCGTGGCCGGTTTGTGGCCGACAGGTGTTGGAGCACCTCGCTCACCCAAGCGAACATCGACCACCCCTCGCGGGAACGGCGTGTCCAGCGGGGGATCCAGGGCCGTGGGCCCTGTGTGGAATGGACGGGAAGCGCAGCCCCGGGCGGCGTGCAACCTCGGGGCCACAGACACCCGACCATGCCGAGTAACGAAGAAGGACCCAGAAGTGGAGGCGCCCCGACGCGGTGCGGCGAACACCGGGCCGGGGCTGACATCCCCACCTGAATGAGCAGGAGGAGATCCGTGCAGAAGCCTACTGGTAGGCACCGCAAACCCGTGCGGGGCTGGGGACAGCGCGTGCGGTGGCTGTTCGGAGCGGTCCTGGCCGCCGTGCTGTGCAGCCCGCTCGAAGTCGCACCGCGCCGCAGCATCGACCGTCCCAGGGGCGAGGGCCGGTTGGTGCTGGAGCGCCGCGCGACCCCCAAGGCCCTGACCGCTTCCTCTGCCGTGACGCGGGGCAGGACGGTGGCCGAACTCGCCGCTCGGGAGGGCGAACCCCAACCTGAGCCGGGGCCGGTACGGGTGCCGCGACCCCGGCGGCCGCACCCCTCGGAGCAGGGGTGGTGTGTGGACGACGACGGGGTGCGCGGGGTGCGCCCGTACCTGTTCCACGACGCGGAGCGGTCTCGCCCCAGCAGGGAGCACTCCTTGGTGGTGCAAGCGTAGGGGGAGTCCGATGACCTGGCCGCCGCAGTGCGCACCTGGTTGAGCCTGGCCACCTGAGGACACACTTCTCGTCTCGGGGCGGTGCCGTAGGTCGCATCGCCCCGATTCCCTGCTTCGTGAGTCAGGTCTGAGTCGCTCTCGCAGACCACGCCCCGTATCGGGTCCCGGCGCGCTCGCCTGGAGGAGTCTTCACGGGAAGGCCTGTCCTTCGAGTTACCCGTCCCCGTCCAGCCAAGGTTTCTTGAAAGCGGTCATCTGGGTCGCACCCCTGTTCGGAATTCTGGCTGTCTTTATCTATGAGTGGGCGATGCCGATGCGGGTGCGCGGCATCCCCATTCGGGCTACCAGGTTTCGGTTTGATATGAACCTGTATTTGGTGGCCGCCGGATAAAGAGGGTTGCGGTCCCGGGTTCATTCGGCCTGGCCAGACGGTTTTCTCTGGCGCCGGTTTTTCAGATGGCGCTAACTATATTTTTGGACTGCATTTATACTGGAGGAATTTGTAGGCGCCGGTGGGAATTGGGTAAATTACTGATGGTTGGAGCGGGGCATTGATGCCCCATCCGGGTTTCTTTTCGGTCGTAGTTAGAATGTGCAGGCACCACCCGTAATGCGTCGTTCCCTGACCCGCGCGACGGCGGCTTGTGTGGCTTACACCCTCGTGCTTTCGATGGGGGTCGCTGCTCCTGCCGCAGTCGACGACGATGCCTCAGCCGCCACCGGCGGCACGGCCGCCTCCGAGCAGCGGAGCGGTGAACCTGGCGGGATCCTCCCTGCCGATGTGGCAGACCGTAACCTGACCAGGACCGATGACACTTCTGCCGCCGACGGCACTCCCGCCCCCGCACGTTTCGGCGAGGGCCGGACCGAGACCGAAAGCTCCCTGTGGACTTACGTTGACCTAGCTTCTCCGGACAGCGCCCACCATGGCGTCGAGATCGCCAGCGTGGGTACCGGGCGCCTCGTGTGGGACCGCGTCTACACCCGCAGGGCCCTGTTCCGGTTCCCGGTCGAGTCGGGCCCGGGAGCCGCTGTGGACTCCGCCGTGCTGCGTACCGAGGTCGCCTGGTCCTATGACTGCCACAGCGACTCCTTCCTGGAACTGCACCGGGTCGACCCCTTCGACGGCGGGACCACCTGGAACGATCAGCCGACGGCCCACGCCCTGCTCGACACGCGAAGGGTCAGGGGCGGGCGGGCCGCCTGCCCGGTGAGCGGCGGTGTCGAGTTCGACGTGACCGAGGCCTACCAGTGGGCCGTGGACCACGGAGAACCCCACATCGACCTGCGCCTCGGGGAACGCGACGAGTCCGGGACCACGGCCTGGCTCCGCTTCGACGTCGAGGACAACCCGCCGGTACTGACGGTCGACCAGAGCACGTCGCGGGTCCCGGCCGAGGGCTCTGATCCGACCGGTACCCCGAACCGCTCCCGGTACGGTGCGCAGGGCCCCTCCCCGCTCACGTTCGCAGGAGGCCACGCCCCTTCCGGCGACACAGTCCCGGCAGGCACGGACCTGGGAGGCGCCCTCCCCGGAAACGCGGACCCGGGGGTCCGGGGAGCCTCCGACATCCGAGTTCAGGTCCCCGCCTCCAGTGACCGGCTCCGAGCCGGGGACGGTCGGGTCCCCGACCTACGGGGGGAAGGGGCGGGTTCCCCGAGCGCTTCGCACGCCCACCCGCAACGGGACGGGGCCATGGATCTGCAGGCCAGGGGACCTCCGGCCCGCACACCGGTCGGAGAACGCACTCGGGTTCACCGACCACGGGATCACGGTTGACGGACGACGGCGCCTCTCTCGCGGTACGTCCTCCGGTAGGGCGGAGGACGCATCGGCGGTGGCCCGAGGGGTAGGGCCGGTCGGTTCCGGAGCGCCACGGCGGCGAGGTGCCCGGAAACGGCCGAGGGACCGTGCCGAGGCAGCACCGGCCACGGAGCAGGGTGGCCGCCTGCGGTGAGGGCACGGTTCCGCGCCGGTGGGAGAAGCGTCCGTCCCCGATACCGCAAACGCCTGAGGCAGAGCCGGAAGGGGGCTGCGCCTCAGGAGGGCGCTGCGGCCGGGAACCCCTGTGCGCATGGGCACCGCACAGGGGTTCCCGGAGCGCTGACGCCGGATCGCTCCTCGGCGTGCCGTGAACCGGGCACGCGGGTGTCGTGCTGCCTCCTGGGTGGATCAGGGCGCGTGCTCGGAATCAGGCCGAGGCCACCGGTACGGTCCTGAAGCAGTTGTCGTGCACGCCGGTGACCGCGACCCTGCCTGGAGTCGCGGGTCCGAGGTCACCGCCGCGCCTACCGGCTCAGGCCGGTCAGGTCCCGCCGGACACCCGGTCGGGTTCGCCGCCCCGCCCGGGGCCGCCTCGCCGCAGACGCCACCGCAGCCCCGGCAGGATCGGCGCGGAGCCGCCCACCCGGCGCTTGTTGTAGATGTCGAAGGCCACCGCCAACAGCAGCACCAGGCCCTTGATGAACTGCTGCCAGTCCACGCCCAGGCCGATCAGCGACATGCCGTTGTTGAGCACGCCCATGAACAGGGCGCCGATGACCGCGCCGATCACGCTGCCCACCCCGCCCGCGGCGGAGGCGCCGCCGATGAAGGCCGCCGCGATGGCGTCCAGCTCGAACATGGTGCCCGCGCCGGGGGTGGCGGCGTTGAGGCGGGCGGTGAAGACGAGCCCGGCCAGCGCCGAGAGCACCCCCATGTTCACGAACACCCAGAACGTGGTGCGCTTGGTGCGGATACCCGACAGCGCGGCGGCCCGCTCGCTGCCGCCCACCGCGTACACGCGCCGCCCCATCGTGGTGGAGCGCATCACGAACGCGTACCCGGCGATGAGCGCGACCAGCAGCACACCCACCAGCGGCAGGCCGTTGTGGCTGGCCACCGTGTAGGTGAAGGCCACGATCACCGCCACCACCAGCGTCGAACCGGCCGCGGTGACCGCCGCCGGGGGAACCGGCAGGTCACGTGCCAGGGAACGGGCCCGGGTGCGCCACTGGATCCACACGATCGCCGCGGCTCCGGCCAGCCCCAGGGCCAGGGTGGGCAGATGGAGTCCGTCGCTCTGCCCGGGCAGGAACCCGCTGGCGATGACCCGCAGCGACTGCGGCAGGGGGGCGATGGACTCCCCGCCCAGCACCGCCAGGGTGGCTCCGCGGAAGATCAGCATCCCGGCCAGGGTCACGATGAACGCGGGCACGCCCACGTAGGCGATCCAGAACCCCTGCCAGGCGCCGATGAGACCGCCCAGCAGCAGGGCCAGGGGGACGACCACCACGGTCGGCAGCCCCCAGGAGGTCAGCATGATCGCCGACACCGCCCCGGTGAACGCCACCACCGACCCGACCGACAGGTCGATGTGCCCGGTGATGATCACCAGCATCATCCCGATCGCCAGGATCAGGATGTAGGAGTTCTGCATGATCAGGTTGGTGATGTTGAGCGGGGTGAGCAGCAGTCCGCCGGTCAGGACCTGGAACAGGATGATGACGGCGACCAGGGCGATGGCCATGCCGTACTGGCGGGTGTTGCCCTGGAACAGCTCTCGGAGGCGGGAGCGCGAGGGGTTTCGGGTCAGGTCGTTCACGTCGGGTCCCCGGTTCGGGTCATGAGTCTCATCAGGGTTTCCTGGTCGGCGTCGGCCCGGGGCACCTGGCCGGTGATGCGCCCCTCGCACATGGCGTAGACGCGGTCGCACATGCCGAGGATCTCCGGCAGCTCCGAGGAGATGAGCAGCACGCAGGCGCCCTCCGCTGCCAGGCGGCGCACGATCAGGTAGATCTCGTACTTGGCGCCCACGTCGATGCCGCGGGTGGGCTCGTCCAGGATCAGCAGCTCGGGCCGGGTGAACATCCACTTGCCCAGTACGACCTTCTGCTGGTTGCCGCCGCTGAGGGTGCGCACCGTCTGGTTGACGCCGTGGCTGCGCACCCGCATGCGCTCGCTCATGGCCTGGGCCTCCACCGTCTCCAGGCCCGGGTCGATCACGCCCCGGGTGCAGACGCGGCCCAGGGCGGCGAGCGTGGTGTTGTGCCGGATGTCGTCGTCCAGGACCAGCCCCAGGGACTTGCGGTCCTCGGGCACGTAGGCGACCCCTGCGGCGATGGCTTCGGTGACGTCGCGCACGCGCAGTTCCTCGCCGTCGCGCAGCAGGGAGCCCCGGACGTAGCGGCCGTAGGAGCGCCCGAACAGGCTCATCGCGAACTCGGTGCGCCCGGCGCCCATGAGCCCGGCCAGTCCCACGACCTCGCCGGCGCGCAGGTCGAGGTCGACCCCCTGCACCATGCGCCGCCCCGTCTGGGCGGGGTGGTCCACCGTCCAGTCGCGCACCTGGAAGCGGACCGGGCCGATCTCCCCCTCGCGGTCGGGGTAGCGCTGGTCCAGGTCGCGGCCGACCATCCCGCGGATGACGCGGTCCTCGTCCACCGAGGGACGACCGTCGGCGTCGCGCTCCACCGCCAGGGTCTCCACGGTGCGGCCGTCCCGCAGGATGGTGACCTCGTCGCTGACCCGCATGATCTCGCCGAGTTTGTGCGAGATGAGCACGCACGCCACACCCTGTGCGCGCAGGTCCAGCAGCAGGTCCAGCAGCCGGTCGCTCTCGGTCTCGTTGAGCGCCGAGGTCGGCTCGTCCAGGATCAGCAGCCGCACGTCCTTGGCCAGCGCCTTGGCGATCTCCACCATCTGCTGGGCACCGATGCTCAGCGTCGAGACCGGCGCGGCCGGGTTCTCGTCCAGGCCGACCCGGAGCAGCAGTTCGCGGGCGCGGGCGTGGGTGGCACCCCAGTCGATGACGCCGAAGCGGGTCACCTCGTGGCCCAGCAGCACGTTCTCGCTGATGGACAGCTGCGGGATGAGCGCGAGTTCCTGGTGGATGATCGCGATCCCGGCGCGCTCGCTGGCGGCGACGTCGGCGAACGCGCGGGGCTCGCCGTCCACCTCCACCAGACCGGTGTAGGAACCGGCCGGGTGGACGCCGCTCAGCACCTTCATCAGGGTGGACTTGCCCGCCCCGTTCTCCCCCATGAGTGCGTGCACGCTGCCGGGGGCCACGTCCAGGGACACCCCGTCCAGGGCCCGCACCCCGGGGAACTCCTTGCGGATGTCGCGCATGCGCAGCAGCGGCCCCGGGGCGGCGGGTTCGGTGTCAGCGCTCATCATTCGAGCTCGGACTCCTCGTAGTAGCCGCTCCCGACCAGGACCTCGTGGTAGTTCTCCAGGTCCACCGAGACCGGCTCCAACAGGAAGGAGGGCACGACCTTGGCCCCGTTGTCGTAGGTGTCGGTGTCGTTGACCGGTACCTCCTCGTCGGCCAGGACCGCCTCGGCCATGTCCACGGTCTGCGCGGCCAGCTCGCGGGTGTCCTTGAAGACGGTCTGGGTCTGCTCCCCGGCGATGATCGACCGCACCGAGGACAGGTCGGCGTCCTGGCCGGTGACCACCGGCAGGGGGCGGGCGTCGGTGCCGTAGCCCACCGCCCGCAGGGACTCGATCACACCGAGGCTGATGCCGTCGAAGGGTGACAGGACCGCGTGCACGTCCTCGCCCGAGTAGTTGGCGCTGAGCAGGTTGTCCATCCGGGACTGGGCGACGGAGCCGTCCCAGCGGGTGGTGGCGATCTGTCCCATCTCGGTCTGGCCGCTGCGGACCTCCAGGGTGCCGTCGTCGATGTGCGGCTGCAGTACCGACATGGCGCCGTCGTTGAAGAAGTAGGCGTTGTTGTCGTCGGGTGCCCCGCCGAACAGCTCGATGTTGAACGGGCCGTCCTCGTTCTCCAGGTCCAGGGAGTCGACGATGTACTGGCCCTGGATGACGCCGACCTCGAAGTTGTCGAAGGTGGCGTAGTAGTCGACGTTCTCGCTGCCCATGATGAGGCGGTCGTAGGCGATCACCGGGATGCCGCTGTCGGCGGCGGTGTCCAGGACGTCGCCCAGGGCCTCGCCGTCGATGGAGGCGATGACCAGGGCGTCCACGCCCCGGGTGATCATGTTCTCGATCTGGGAGATCTGGTCCTGGACGACGTCCTCGGCGTACTGCAGGTCGGTGCCGTAGCCGCGGTCCTCGAACTCGGCGACCATGTTGGCGCCGTCGTTGATCCAGCGCTCGGAGGACTGGGTGGGCATGGCGATACCGATGACGCCGTTCTCGCCGTCGGTGCGGGCGGCGTCGCCGACCCCGCCGCAGGCGGTCAGGAGCAGCGCCCCGGTGGTGAGGGCGGCGGTCAGGGATGTGCGTGGTGGACGTGGCATCGTGAGGTCTTCTTCCTGGAAGGGGCCGGTTCAGCCGTTGGCGGCGGACAGCGTGATGACGGACCAGGAGACGGGCGGCAGCACCGCGGTGAGCCGACCGTTCTCCAACCGGACGTCCTTGGCGGGCCGGGGCACGACCCGGTCGGGGGCGTCCATGGTGTTGGCGGCGTAGGGGTCCTCGTCGGACAGCGTCTGGGCGTCGGTCACCGACCCGGGCGCCAGGCCGGTCAGGTCGGCGTCCAGGGTCAGGTGTTGGTCGGTGGAGCGATTGACCACGAACAGCGACGTGCTGCCGTCCTGCTCGTCGTGGGTGACGACGGCGTCCAGCGCGGGCACGGTGCCGTGCCGCTCGGTCCCGTACTCGGGCGAGCTCAGGCGGGTGCGCAGCACCTGGCCGCGGGCGGCGCGCGCGGTGAGCGCGAAGGGGTGGAAGATGCTCTGCCGCCAGGCGGGGCCGCCGGGTTCGGTCATGATCGGGGCGATGACGTTGGCCAGCTGCGCCTGGCTGGCG
This DNA window, taken from Nocardiopsis exhalans, encodes the following:
- a CDS encoding DUF397 domain-containing protein, with protein sequence MSDWHKSSYSGGTNECVESREHETGADVRDTQNRELGHLTFTRTEWNAFVEATLHSHR
- a CDS encoding helix-turn-helix domain-containing protein, which produces MHTDERDLKAFGRELRRLRVEAELTQQALARRISQRGTTISDSHLSDVENGRAMARPWLRKFLDEVLESDGRLDKLWEELTGSGRQVWLHEVTKRTHDADALFEYQPLVFPVYLQTQEYSYALIRYGAPWLSQEQVLALAKERNDRAKRMAEATSPVIWLIIDQSVLWRRYGSPQVQKEQLAYVAHQIERERVTVQMLPIRAPRHAGTSGPRRIITTAEEPEVAYMESAEEGRIISGSADINRSRMVFTALQGAARDPQETLQAIYDEMKAIDNE
- a CDS encoding DNRLRE domain-containing protein, with translation MADRNLTRTDDTSAADGTPAPARFGEGRTETESSLWTYVDLASPDSAHHGVEIASVGTGRLVWDRVYTRRALFRFPVESGPGAAVDSAVLRTEVAWSYDCHSDSFLELHRVDPFDGGTTWNDQPTAHALLDTRRVRGGRAACPVSGGVEFDVTEAYQWAVDHGEPHIDLRLGERDESGTTAWLRFDVEDNPPVLTVDQSTSRVPAEGSDPTGTPNRSRYGAQGPSPLTFAGGHAPSGDTVPAGTDLGGALPGNADPGVRGASDIRVQVPASSDRLRAGDGRVPDLRGEGAGSPSASHAHPQRDGAMDLQARGPPARTPVGERTRVHRPRDHG
- the chvE gene encoding multiple monosaccharide ABC transporter substrate-binding protein — protein: MPRPPRTSLTAALTTGALLLTACGGVGDAARTDGENGVIGIAMPTQSSERWINDGANMVAEFEDRGYGTDLQYAEDVVQDQISQIENMITRGVDALVIASIDGEALGDVLDTAADSGIPVIAYDRLIMGSENVDYYATFDNFEVGVIQGQYIVDSLDLENEDGPFNIELFGGAPDDNNAYFFNDGAMSVLQPHIDDGTLEVRSGQTEMGQIATTRWDGSVAQSRMDNLLSANYSGEDVHAVLSPFDGISLGVIESLRAVGYGTDARPLPVVTGQDADLSSVRSIIAGEQTQTVFKDTRELAAQTVDMAEAVLADEEVPVNDTDTYDNGAKVVPSFLLEPVSVDLENYHEVLVGSGYYEESELE
- a CDS encoding sugar ABC transporter ATP-binding protein, whose protein sequence is MMSADTEPAAPGPLLRMRDIRKEFPGVRALDGVSLDVAPGSVHALMGENGAGKSTLMKVLSGVHPAGSYTGLVEVDGEPRAFADVAASERAGIAIIHQELALIPQLSISENVLLGHEVTRFGVIDWGATHARARELLLRVGLDENPAAPVSTLSIGAQQMVEIAKALAKDVRLLILDEPTSALNETESDRLLDLLLDLRAQGVACVLISHKLGEIMRVSDEVTILRDGRTVETLAVERDADGRPSVDEDRVIRGMVGRDLDQRYPDREGEIGPVRFQVRDWTVDHPAQTGRRMVQGVDLDLRAGEVVGLAGLMGAGRTEFAMSLFGRSYGRYVRGSLLRDGEELRVRDVTEAIAAGVAYVPEDRKSLGLVLDDDIRHNTTLAALGRVCTRGVIDPGLETVEAQAMSERMRVRSHGVNQTVRTLSGGNQQKVVLGKWMFTRPELLILDEPTRGIDVGAKYEIYLIVRRLAAEGACVLLISSELPEILGMCDRVYAMCEGRITGQVPRADADQETLMRLMTRTGDPT
- a CDS encoding transposase, which produces MDLQRITGLSPEQLTELTARIHHKLGPLARPGGRPAAIGLHASVALVTALHRHNLTQDLAGALFNVSQPTVSRRWDLLRPLIATELAAFVLDPTETVGGSTVLVDGTLAPTWDWKHAEGMYSGKHQTTGFNLQIACTPAGDIAAIGPVPVPGSRHDAHALTASGLADLIADLDSTLGDKGYQAHVDISPARKPPGGDLSPEQEANNTVINSFEPRWKELSPT
- the mmsB gene encoding multiple monosaccharide ABC transporter permease, with product MNDLTRNPSRSRLRELFQGNTRQYGMAIALVAVIILFQVLTGGLLLTPLNITNLIMQNSYILILAIGMMLVIITGHIDLSVGSVVAFTGAVSAIMLTSWGLPTVVVVPLALLLGGLIGAWQGFWIAYVGVPAFIVTLAGMLIFRGATLAVLGGESIAPLPQSLRVIASGFLPGQSDGLHLPTLALGLAGAAAIVWIQWRTRARSLARDLPVPPAAVTAAGSTLVVAVIVAFTYTVASHNGLPLVGVLLVALIAGYAFVMRSTTMGRRVYAVGGSERAAALSGIRTKRTTFWVFVNMGVLSALAGLVFTARLNAATPGAGTMFELDAIAAAFIGGASAAGGVGSVIGAVIGALFMGVLNNGMSLIGLGVDWQQFIKGLVLLLAVAFDIYNKRRVGGSAPILPGLRWRLRRGGPGRGGEPDRVSGGT